A stretch of DNA from Candidatus Pseudomonas phytovorans:
TGGGCAAGGTGGTGTGCATCGGCCGTAACTATGCCGAGCATGCCAAGGAACTGGACAACCCGATCCCTACCGAGCCGCTGCTGTTCATCAAGCCTGGCAGCTGCGTGGTGCCGGCCGAAGGCGGCTTCAAGATCCCGGCCGAGCGTGGTTCGGTGCACTACGAGGCCGAAATTGCCGTGCTGCTGGGCAAGGCACTGTCCTCCCAGCCGAGCGAGGAAGAGGTGCTGGACGCCATTTCAGGTTACGCCCCGGCGCTGGACCTGACCCTGCGCGACGTGCAGGCCAAGCTGAAGGAGAAGGGCCTGCCGTGGGAACTGGCCAAGAGCTTTGATGGCGCCTGCGTGTTGCCGCCGTTCGTCTCGGCCGGCAGCTTCGAGGACGTGACCGACATACCGGTGCGCCTGACCGTCAACGGCGAAGTGCGCCAGGACGGCAGCAGCGCGATGATGCTGAACCCGATCGTACCGATGATCCAGTACATGGCGGCGCATTTCTCGTTGCAGGCGGGGGATGTGATTCTCACCGGTACGCCGGCGGGCGTGGGACCGTTCAATGTTGGTGACGAGCTGGTGCTGGAGCTGCCGGGTGTGAGCCGCTTCGAAAGCCGGGTGCTCTGAGCCGAAAACGCGTCGCCTTCTTCGCGGGCACGCCCGCTCCCACAGGAATGTCACAAGCTTCAGGCCTGTAGAGAACCCTGTGGGAGCGGGCGTGCCCGCGAAGAGGCCAAACCTGTTTACCGATTTTTCACACCCGATCCGGATAATGCGCGCACCTACGCCCCTATCCCCAGGAACCCCGCATGCCATCACCCTCCAGCGCCCCGGCAACTTCCAAGCGTCGTTTTTACCTGCGCTGGCCCTTCGGCCTGGCCGTGGCAGCGGTGATCGGCTACGGCGTGGCGGTAGCCATGCACTGGGATGACCGCGGCGCGTTGTGGGTGAAGGAGGGCTTTGAAAGCACCGCCGAGCGCAGCGAAAGCGTGTGGTTGCCGGACTACCAGGTGGACATCGATGCCAAGCCGCTGCCAGGCATGGACGATGACGAAGCCTCGGACGTGGCCTTCAATCCGCGTACCCGTACCCTGTTTGCGGTCATGGGCAAGAACCCGTTCCTTGTCGAACTGAGCCTGGACGGCGATGTACTGCGCAAGATCCCGCTCAACGGCTGGAGCAACCCCGAAGGCGTCGCCGTGCTGGAAGACGACTACCTGGCGATCACCGACGAGCGCCTGCATGACCTGACCGTGGTCAAGGTGGATGCGCAGACCACGGTGTTGAACCACGGCGATTTCCAGAGCCACGACCTGGGCCCGTCGGTGAAGAGCAACAAGGGCTTTGAAGGAGTAGCCTGGGACCCACTGCGCCAGCGGCTGGTCATCGGCGAAGAGCGCCCGCCAAAGTTGTACACCTGGAATACCGATGGCCGCAGCCCGCTCAAGGGTGAAAAGCAGCCAATGCCCAGCGATGAACTCGACCTGCGCAACCTTTCGGCGCTCGGCGTAGACCCGCGCACTGGCCACCTGCTGGTACTGTCTGCCGATTCGAACATGCTGCTGGAGCTGGACGAGCAGGGTCAGCAGGTCAGCTTCATGACCTTGCTGGGCGGCTTCAATGGGCTCGAAGACACCATCCCGCGCGCCGAAGGTGTAGCCATGGACGACAAGGGCAACCTGTACATGGTCAGCGAGCCGGCGCTGTTCTACCGCTTCAAGAAGAACTGACGGCATCATCAGATTCGCCTGACGCTGGCATTAAGCTTTGCT
This window harbors:
- a CDS encoding fumarylacetoacetate hydrolase family protein, giving the protein MSYQHQYVDGTRIHFPLGKVVCIGRNYAEHAKELDNPIPTEPLLFIKPGSCVVPAEGGFKIPAERGSVHYEAEIAVLLGKALSSQPSEEEVLDAISGYAPALDLTLRDVQAKLKEKGLPWELAKSFDGACVLPPFVSAGSFEDVTDIPVRLTVNGEVRQDGSSAMMLNPIVPMIQYMAAHFSLQAGDVILTGTPAGVGPFNVGDELVLELPGVSRFESRVL
- a CDS encoding SdiA-regulated domain-containing protein, which produces MPSPSSAPATSKRRFYLRWPFGLAVAAVIGYGVAVAMHWDDRGALWVKEGFESTAERSESVWLPDYQVDIDAKPLPGMDDDEASDVAFNPRTRTLFAVMGKNPFLVELSLDGDVLRKIPLNGWSNPEGVAVLEDDYLAITDERLHDLTVVKVDAQTTVLNHGDFQSHDLGPSVKSNKGFEGVAWDPLRQRLVIGEERPPKLYTWNTDGRSPLKGEKQPMPSDELDLRNLSALGVDPRTGHLLVLSADSNMLLELDEQGQQVSFMTLLGGFNGLEDTIPRAEGVAMDDKGNLYMVSEPALFYRFKKN